In the Paramormyrops kingsleyae isolate MSU_618 chromosome 6, PKINGS_0.4, whole genome shotgun sequence genome, one interval contains:
- the LOC111855686 gene encoding V-type proton ATPase subunit S1-like isoform X1, producing MAKHKSFLLFTLFSIFLLQLSLPDDQVPGVLGMSSEVTPYQGVRIGADAVSLHSHSSSPEESYLPTPETPIRGVLRPYGWHHAAPHRYKRRLLQSANSTPYSLLNVAHNGKICILFRAKKLAIRYKNHTIVDLTERAFGPGALVDTRGSVCSKDKATLSLRFGDVEDLRGLVIRLQMSNTFYESAGQNWFTLDSVHIHYNWTHEAIFNATEVYAPATYSYHCQHVSSLQKYDTLLVPSSHSDSAANWHITFTDFQIQAFNVQSGRFASASDCATFFTPAILMGLVTSMILLLVLAYAVHMVVHLKHIDRCEENKATVYFPRSTEAECTDKNNP from the exons ATGGCCAAGCACAAGTCGTTTCTGCTTTTCACACTGTtctccatcttcctgctgcAGCTGTCACTGCCTGATGATCAAGTGCCCGGCGTCTTGGGGATGAG CTCTGAAGTCACTCCGTATCAGGGAGTCAGGATTGGGGCAG ATGCAGTGAGCCTTCACAGTCACAGCAGCTCTCCCGAGGAGAGTTACTTACCCACGCCAGAAACACCAATAAGAGGGGTCCTGCGG CCTTATGGATGGCATCACGCTGCCCCACATCGATACAAAAGAAGGCTGCTCCAGTCCGCTAACTCCACCCCCTACTCCCTTCTTAATGTGGCTCACAACGGCAAGATATGCATTCTGTTCAGAGCTAAGAAACTGGCAATCAGGTACAAGAACCACACCATCGTGGACCTCACGGAGAGAGCATTCGGCCCCGGGGCCCTGGTGGACACCAGGGGCTCCGTATGCAGCAAGGACAAAGCCAC GCTGTCACTGCGGTTTGGCGATGTAGAGGATCTCAGAGGACTAGTCATCAG ACTCCAGATGTCCAACACGTTCTATGAGTCAGCTGGTCAGAACTGGTTTACACTGGACAGCGTTCACATCCACTATAATTGGACCCACGAAGCCATCTTCAACGCCACCGAGGTGTACGCCCCGGCCACCTACTCCTACCACTGCCAGCACGTCAGCAGTCTGCAGAAGTACGACACCCTGCTGGTCCCCAGCTCGCACAGCGACAGCGCAGCCAACTGGCACATCACTTTCACAGATTTCCAG ATCCAGGCATTTAACGTGCAGTCGGGTCGTTTCGCCTCAGCCAGCGACTGCGCTACCTTCTTCACGCCGGCCATCCTTATGGGTCTGGTGACTTCCATGATCTTGTTGCTAGTACTGGCCTACGCCGTGCACATGGTGGTGCACCTCAAGCACATCGACCGTTGCGAGGAGAACAAGGCCACCGTCTACTTCCCCCGTAGCACCGAGGCAGAATGCACAGACAAGAACAACCCGTGA
- the LOC111855686 gene encoding V-type proton ATPase subunit S1-like protein isoform X3, giving the protein MSSEVTPYQGVRIGADAVSLHSHSSSPEESYLPTPETPIRGVLRPYGWHHAAPHRYKRRLLQSANSTPYSLLNVAHNGKICILFRAKKLAIRYKNHTIVDLTERAFGPGALVDTRGSVCSKDKATLSLRFGDVEDLRGLVIRLQMSNTFYESAGQNWFTLDSVHIHYNWTHEAIFNATEVYAPATYSYHCQHVSSLQKYDTLLVPSSHSDSAANWHITFTDFQIQAFNVQSGRFASASDCATFFTPAILMGLVTSMILLLVLAYAVHMVVHLKHIDRCEENKATVYFPRSTEAECTDKNNP; this is encoded by the exons ATGAG CTCTGAAGTCACTCCGTATCAGGGAGTCAGGATTGGGGCAG ATGCAGTGAGCCTTCACAGTCACAGCAGCTCTCCCGAGGAGAGTTACTTACCCACGCCAGAAACACCAATAAGAGGGGTCCTGCGG CCTTATGGATGGCATCACGCTGCCCCACATCGATACAAAAGAAGGCTGCTCCAGTCCGCTAACTCCACCCCCTACTCCCTTCTTAATGTGGCTCACAACGGCAAGATATGCATTCTGTTCAGAGCTAAGAAACTGGCAATCAGGTACAAGAACCACACCATCGTGGACCTCACGGAGAGAGCATTCGGCCCCGGGGCCCTGGTGGACACCAGGGGCTCCGTATGCAGCAAGGACAAAGCCAC GCTGTCACTGCGGTTTGGCGATGTAGAGGATCTCAGAGGACTAGTCATCAG ACTCCAGATGTCCAACACGTTCTATGAGTCAGCTGGTCAGAACTGGTTTACACTGGACAGCGTTCACATCCACTATAATTGGACCCACGAAGCCATCTTCAACGCCACCGAGGTGTACGCCCCGGCCACCTACTCCTACCACTGCCAGCACGTCAGCAGTCTGCAGAAGTACGACACCCTGCTGGTCCCCAGCTCGCACAGCGACAGCGCAGCCAACTGGCACATCACTTTCACAGATTTCCAG ATCCAGGCATTTAACGTGCAGTCGGGTCGTTTCGCCTCAGCCAGCGACTGCGCTACCTTCTTCACGCCGGCCATCCTTATGGGTCTGGTGACTTCCATGATCTTGTTGCTAGTACTGGCCTACGCCGTGCACATGGTGGTGCACCTCAAGCACATCGACCGTTGCGAGGAGAACAAGGCCACCGTCTACTTCCCCCGTAGCACCGAGGCAGAATGCACAGACAAGAACAACCCGTGA
- the LOC111855686 gene encoding V-type proton ATPase subunit S1-like isoform X2 — protein MRRNKDKSKQGCPRLSLPDDQVPGVLGMSSEVTPYQGVRIGADAVSLHSHSSSPEESYLPTPETPIRGVLRPYGWHHAAPHRYKRRLLQSANSTPYSLLNVAHNGKICILFRAKKLAIRYKNHTIVDLTERAFGPGALVDTRGSVCSKDKATLSLRFGDVEDLRGLVIRLQMSNTFYESAGQNWFTLDSVHIHYNWTHEAIFNATEVYAPATYSYHCQHVSSLQKYDTLLVPSSHSDSAANWHITFTDFQIQAFNVQSGRFASASDCATFFTPAILMGLVTSMILLLVLAYAVHMVVHLKHIDRCEENKATVYFPRSTEAECTDKNNP, from the exons CTGTCACTGCCTGATGATCAAGTGCCCGGCGTCTTGGGGATGAG CTCTGAAGTCACTCCGTATCAGGGAGTCAGGATTGGGGCAG ATGCAGTGAGCCTTCACAGTCACAGCAGCTCTCCCGAGGAGAGTTACTTACCCACGCCAGAAACACCAATAAGAGGGGTCCTGCGG CCTTATGGATGGCATCACGCTGCCCCACATCGATACAAAAGAAGGCTGCTCCAGTCCGCTAACTCCACCCCCTACTCCCTTCTTAATGTGGCTCACAACGGCAAGATATGCATTCTGTTCAGAGCTAAGAAACTGGCAATCAGGTACAAGAACCACACCATCGTGGACCTCACGGAGAGAGCATTCGGCCCCGGGGCCCTGGTGGACACCAGGGGCTCCGTATGCAGCAAGGACAAAGCCAC GCTGTCACTGCGGTTTGGCGATGTAGAGGATCTCAGAGGACTAGTCATCAG ACTCCAGATGTCCAACACGTTCTATGAGTCAGCTGGTCAGAACTGGTTTACACTGGACAGCGTTCACATCCACTATAATTGGACCCACGAAGCCATCTTCAACGCCACCGAGGTGTACGCCCCGGCCACCTACTCCTACCACTGCCAGCACGTCAGCAGTCTGCAGAAGTACGACACCCTGCTGGTCCCCAGCTCGCACAGCGACAGCGCAGCCAACTGGCACATCACTTTCACAGATTTCCAG ATCCAGGCATTTAACGTGCAGTCGGGTCGTTTCGCCTCAGCCAGCGACTGCGCTACCTTCTTCACGCCGGCCATCCTTATGGGTCTGGTGACTTCCATGATCTTGTTGCTAGTACTGGCCTACGCCGTGCACATGGTGGTGCACCTCAAGCACATCGACCGTTGCGAGGAGAACAAGGCCACCGTCTACTTCCCCCGTAGCACCGAGGCAGAATGCACAGACAAGAACAACCCGTGA